Below is a genomic region from Telmatobacter sp. DSM 110680.
CCAGGCGGCGAGTTTGCCGCTGGTGGTGGTTTTACCGGAGCCCTGCAGACCAGCCATGAGGATGACCGTCGGCGGCTGCGAAGCGAACTTGAAGCGGGCGGTGTCGCGGCCGAGGAGTTCAATCAACTCGTCGCGGACGATCTTGATGACCTGTTCGGACGGAGAGAGTGCGGTAAGCACTTCAGTGCCAACAGCTTTGGCGCGGATGTGTTCGATGAGTTCGTTGACGACGTTAAGGTTGACGTCGGCTTCGAGCATCGCGATGCGGATCTCTTTAAGCGCTTCCTGGATGTTCTCTTCCGTGAGCGTCCCCTGTCCGCGCAGGGATTTGAAGGCTCGTTGCAGTTTTTCTGTAAGGTTCTCAAACATAGGTCTAGATCAGTTTACAGGGATCAGTGGTCAGTAGTCAGTGGTCGGAGGAGCCAAGAGACGATGGGGCCCCAGTAACGCATATGCGGTTTGTAAAACGGTTCGTTGTGGGAGCGGGCGGGAAGGATGAGGAGTTCGGCGCGGCTGCCGCAACATGAGACCAGATCGTGAGCCATTTTCAGAGGGAAGAGGCGGTCTCGATCCCCCTGAACGATCAGGGTCGGCAAAGAACAATCGCGAAGGGCTTCCTCCGCAGACCAGATGGGAGGGACGAGAGGGGAAAGGAATCCGGGAATCCAGGCTGCGCGCGCAGCTTTACGGAAAGAGGAATATCCAGCGCAGAGCACGAGACCATCGGCAGCGACTCGATTGAGGATCGCGGGAGCGATGCCCGTGCCGAGTGAGAAGCCGAGGAGCGCGAGAGGGATGGCAGGGGCGAGGCGACGAAGAAGCGCAAAGGAGGCGATTGCATCTTGTTCGCATTGAGTGAAGTCGATGAAGCCAGTGCTACGGCCGTATCCCGAGTAGTCGAAGACGAGTGAGGCTATGCCGTTCTCGGCGAGGAGGCGCTGGATGGGGAACCATTGCGAGACGATTTCGCCGATGCCGTGACAGATGAGAATTGATGCTTGGGGAGAAGTGCCGGTGGGCTTGACGAACACGGCATCAAGCAGGTTTTTTCCACTTGAGATGCGGTGTTGCGTGGCGTTAATTCCGATGCATTCGGGTCGGTGGTTAGGGATTCTGCCCAGCAAGCGGTCTCTGATTTGAACAAAGCGGCTGGCGATGGTGAGGGAGAACGTGAACGAGAATCTTTGCAGCTTCATCGGCTGATTCTTTGCGAATCCCTGGAAGAGATAATTCTAGCTTTCCCACCCATTCGACGGAAAGATGTCGAATGGATGGGGCACGTATGTCCGTGCGGCTATAAAAAACAATCCGACAAATCAGTCTGCGGGAGCTATCAGATATTGCTCGAGTTTTCCATCGGGGTACGTGAAGGTTGTGAGCGAGAGTCGCTTGCCAGGGTAGGTAATTTGGAATGCATGGAAGGTCATGCCGCCACGCAGCGATTCACCGGTCTGGCGAAAAGTGAGCGGTTCGCCTAGCGGGGCCAGGCTAGATTGATAATCTGCGATTGCCTCGGGGGTGAAGTAGTCGCTGAGATTCGGAGCCAGGAGAGAGCGATCAATGCGACCCTGCTGCAGACCATGAAAGATTTCAAGTGCCTGCTTCTCGGTGTCGCTTGGCGGGAAGCCGGCAATGATGGGAGACGCAAGGCGGGCAATGGTAGAGGCTGCGCCAACCGCATCCTGATTGGTAAGGACGGAGATTGCGACGCCATCATCGACCAGCACCTGGTTGTCCGAAACAAATCCTGAGACTTCGCCGCTGTGCTCGATATCGCGATGGCCATTGATATCGCGCACGCCGACGCCGAGGCCGTAGTGGGTGTCCTTGCCGTCTTTCAGCTTCACAGAGGTGAACATTTGCCGGTAGCTTTCGGGCTTGAGGACGGATTGTGCAATCATGCTCTCGTTCCAAAGCGCGAGGTCATGGGCAGTCATGGCGAGTTCGCCGGCTGCAAACATCCAGCCCCGTCCTTCCTTGGGTGCTGGGCGAAGCGGTCCGAGGGCGTGGCGATAGTAGGCGGTTGCGTCCGTCTGAGTGAGTTTAGTTTCGTCGGAGTTCCATACCGACTTCATGCCAAGCGGATGGAATATGTGTTCTCCGAGAAAATCCATCAGCTTCTGCCCGCTGACTTTTTCAACGATCGCGCCGGCGATGACGTAATTGGTATTGGAATACTGCCATTGTGTGCCGGGCTCGAAGTCTAGTTGCTTCTTGGCCCAGGTATCGAGAATCTGTTGGGCGGTTTCAGCGTGAAGCATCGGAGTCATTACATAGTCTTCGGGCCAGTAGTCCTGATACCCGGAGGTGTGCGAGAGGATCTGGCGGATCGTGACTTCATTGCCACGCGTGAGGGCGGGAACGTATTTACCCACGGTGTCATCCAGAGAGAGTTTCCCCTGTTCCTGCAAGAGCAGAATGGCAGCAGCGGTGAATTGTTTGGAGATGGAGCCGATGGAATAGCGCATGTCCGGCGTTGCAGCTACGGGCGGATCGATGTGCGCGTTCCCGTACGCGTGGGTGTAGACGAGCTTCCCACCTTGAATGATTGCGAGGGAAGCGGAAGGGACTGCGGTTTGCTTGAGCACATCGTTGGCGATCTGGTCGATGCGGACTGTCAAAGTGGGATCAATCGTGTCAACGGTCTGTGCAGTGAGGGTGTGATCCACAAAGGCAAAAGAACTGAGGATTGCGAGTGTTGAGATAAACCGACGGGGGATTATCACTGGCAGAGTGGAACTCCTTCCGTTGGAATGGTAACAACAGGAGCATTGTTTCTATAAGGGTGGCGAAAGTTAGAAAGCGACTTCTTCGCTCGTCACCCAAAACTGAACTGCGTTTGGGGCTTCGTTCGCGCAGGATGACACCGCAATAGTGATGGAGAAATTGATCTTCAAGTCGCTAAGTGCGGGCTTCGGCTTCCTCGACAGTGGGTGCAAGGGTGAGAACCTGCTCAAGCCGAGTGATATGGAACATGCTCAGTACGCGTGGAGTAACGCCGGCGAGAGTGAACTGTACATGTTTGTCGCGGCAGTGGACTTCGTGATTGATGATTTCGCTCATTCCGGCCGAATCCATAAAAGGCACACCACTGAGATCAAGAATGGTGTGGGGCGGCGGCTCGGTGCCACGGAGGAGAGCGCGTAGCGGCAGGACGCTTTGGAGGGTGACGGGACCCGAGAGGCGCAGGATGACAATTCCTGGTTTGCTGCCGGGAAGCGGCTCAATCTTTAAAGAAACATCGGGGGACATGTTCGGATCAGTGTATGGAACGGAGGTGAATTTGTCGTTAGAAAACGACGGATGCGCCGAGATGGGTGCGTTGAAGAGAAATGATGCTCTGCGGCCGGTGCGATAGGCTAAAACAGCGGTGAAATTTCCACGAGGTTACGGATGGAACGCTTAGTTGAAGGCCACAAGAAATTTCTGGCGGATGTATTTCCGCGACGGCGCGATCAGTTTCATTTACTGGCTGAGTCGCAGGCTCCGGAGTGGCTGTTTATTACCTGTTCCGATTCGAGGATTGTGCCGGACCTGATTCTGGGGACGGGGCCGGGAGATCTGTTCATCAGCCGCAGTATCGGAAACGTGGTGCCAATTGCGATGAACGACGTGGACGGCGTGACGGCAACAATTGAGTATGCGGTCGATGTTCTGAAGGTGCCGTATGTGATTCTGTGCGGACACTCGGATTGCGGAGCGATCAAAGCAGCATTGAACCGGCAGGGGCTGGACAAATTGCCGAAAGCGAATCGTTGGCTGCAGCATGTCGAGGCGGCGTTTTCGCACCGGCAGCCGCTGAATCCAGAGGATGGCGCACACGCGGAACTTTGTTCGCTGATTCGAGGGAATGTAGTGGCGCAGTTGCTGAATCTGAAGGCTCAGCCGTCGGTGTCGCGCGCGATACGCGAGGGTAGACTTCAGGTGTTTGGTTGGTACTACGACATCTTGACGGGAAATATTGAGCGCTTTGATGAGGATGCGCGCCGGTTTGTGCCGCTGGTCGGATAGAAACTTCAGCCGTTCGTTTTGCCTTCCCATCCAAGCGCGAAACGCGCGCTTGGATGGAATGAGTTGTCTCGCAGGCTACTTTTTGGTGTCGAGAGCAGCCTTGATGAATTCGTGGGATTTGTCGATGTGCGCAGCTTGCGTGGTGAGAACCTGGCGGACGGGAAGAGGTAGATAGGTTTCCGACGCCTTCCCGTAGGCTTCGGTCGCTTCCTGTTCGCCCTCTTCCGCAGTGGCGAGCAGGGTGGAATCGCCGCCGCCAAGAGCAGACTTGACGTCGCCCCATGCGCGGCGAATAGTTCCGGCGGCCGTGCCGCTCTCTTTTACATCGTGAACACCTTCCTGGTGAAGGATCGACTCGAGCACTCCGCGAAACTGTGCCCGGGTAAGGGACTCTGCAAGGAAATATTCTTTTAGCGCTTCATCCTTGATTTGCTCGCCAAGCTTTTTAAAGCCCTCCTGGCCATCGATGAGAACCTGGATGACAGAGCGCAGAGCCAATTCGGTTTCTTTCAAGTCTTTTGAAGCAGACGACATTTTGCAATTCTCCGGAAATAGAAATAAAGAACTGGGCAGGGTTTGGCAGCTGCCATTGCGATTCTCCTTCGCTGCCAGTGAAGTGGGGGAAATCGCGAAAACCCCAACGCCCCTGCCCCTGTAATGGACCGAACCCGCACCCGCAGAGGCTAGGTCGATCCGAATAGTAAGATGCGAGATTTTGCGCGTCGGGGCAAACTTTTAACATTGTCGTTTTTGGGCGTTGAATTTGCGGGATTTTTTGATTTTAAGGGGGAGTTTTTCGGTGCATGTTAGCGCATGCATTGATTCCGACTGTTCATGCAAAATTGATTTGCAATGGTGTCATTTTGTTCCGTGCGATCGCGGATCGGTTAGTGCACGCCCGGCGGCGGGGAGATGTGCTGCGCTGGTTTCTTGAACATCCAGGCGAGAGCAGCGCACAGGAAAGCAAGCAATGCGGTCCAGCGAAAGACGTCCACATAGGCGAGAAGAGCGGATTGTTGCTGCATGAGGCCGTATATCAATCCGAGAGAGCCGGGTCTTGCCTGTGCGGTACCAACGTGGTGTCCGAGATAGGTTGCGATCATGCGTGATTTCTGTTGCAGTACTGGATCGGAAACGGAGAGGTGTGCGCCGATTTCAGTCTGGTGCAATGCGGAGCGGCGAATGACGGCGGTTGTGGCCATGGCGATTCCGATGGAGCCGCCGATGTTTCGCAGCATGTTGAAAAGGCCGGTGGCATTACCCATCTCCTCGCGCGGGATGGTAGAGGTGCTCATGGTGGCAAGGGGCACAAATACAAAGCTGAGCGCGAAGCCTGTGAGCAGAATTGGGAATAACAAGGTGTAGGGGCCGATGTCGAGGTTGACCGTTCCGAAGATGTAGGAGCAGATGCCGAAGCCAATGAAGCCAGCGCACAGCAGTTTGCGGTTATCGATACGCGAGCCAAGCAAGCCGATCACAGGCGAGCCGATGAATGAACCGATGCCGCGTGGGCCAACAACAAGGCCCGCTGTGAATGCCGTGTAGCCGAGAATCTCCTGATAGTAGAGCGGCAGAATGGCGATGGTGATGTAGATGCACATGCCAAGCAGCGCAATGAGGAAGCAGCCGGTGCGGAAATTTCGATCCTTGAGCACGTGAAGATCGACGAGGCCGCTGCGATTAGTCCATGAGCGCCATACCCATCCGATAAAGCCGAGGACTAACGCTGCGACGGCCCAACGCACCCAGATAGCTCCGAACCAATCGTCTTCCTGCCCCTTATCGAGGACAACCTGAAGGCTGCCGGTCCATACGATAAGGAGGCCAAATCCGATGTTGTCGAAGGCACCGACCTTAGCGTTCTTGATGTAAGGGGGATCATGCACGAAGCGGGCAATCATGAAAACGGCGAGTATGCCGACGGGGATATTGATGTAGAAGGCATAACGCCAACTGAAGGTATCGGTGAGCCAGCCGCCTAGCGTGGGGCCGAGTACGGGAGCCACGACGATCCCTAATCCGTATGCCGCCATGGACATGGATCTTTTGGCAGGGGGAAAGCTTTCGAGAAGGATGGATTGCGATAAGGGCTGCAGGGCGCCCCCGCCTGCTCCCTGCAATATACGCGCCAGCAGGATCACGCCCAGCGATGGCGCTGCGCCACAGAAGAAGGAAGCGATGGTGAAGAGGATGACACAGATGAGCAGAAAGCGCTTGCGACCCCAGCGACGCGCGAACCAGTTTGATGCGGGGAGAATTACGGCATTGGCCACCAGGTAGCTTGTGAGTACCCAGGTGGCTTCGGAGTTGGTCGCCGACAGGCTCCCAGCGATGTAAGGGAGTGCTACCGACGCAATGGCAGTGTCAAGCACCTCCATAAAGGTAGGCAACATGACCGACGCCGTGACCAGCCACGGATTTACGCCTTGCGTGA
It encodes:
- a CDS encoding DHA2 family efflux MFS transporter permease subunit; protein product: MTTATFEAVGSNTKHHSWKTPLERYPLTQGVNPWLVTASVMLPTFMEVLDTAIASVALPYIAGSLSATNSEATWVLTSYLVANAVILPASNWFARRWGRKRFLLICVILFTIASFFCGAAPSLGVILLARILQGAGGGALQPLSQSILLESFPPAKRSMSMAAYGLGIVVAPVLGPTLGGWLTDTFSWRYAFYINIPVGILAVFMIARFVHDPPYIKNAKVGAFDNIGFGLLIVWTGSLQVVLDKGQEDDWFGAIWVRWAVAALVLGFIGWVWRSWTNRSGLVDLHVLKDRNFRTGCFLIALLGMCIYITIAILPLYYQEILGYTAFTAGLVVGPRGIGSFIGSPVIGLLGSRIDNRKLLCAGFIGFGICSYIFGTVNLDIGPYTLLFPILLTGFALSFVFVPLATMSTSTIPREEMGNATGLFNMLRNIGGSIGIAMATTAVIRRSALHQTEIGAHLSVSDPVLQQKSRMIATYLGHHVGTAQARPGSLGLIYGLMQQQSALLAYVDVFRWTALLAFLCAALAWMFKKPAQHISPPPGVH
- a CDS encoding carbonic anhydrase translates to MERLVEGHKKFLADVFPRRRDQFHLLAESQAPEWLFITCSDSRIVPDLILGTGPGDLFISRSIGNVVPIAMNDVDGVTATIEYAVDVLKVPYVILCGHSDCGAIKAALNRQGLDKLPKANRWLQHVEAAFSHRQPLNPEDGAHAELCSLIRGNVVAQLLNLKAQPSVSRAIREGRLQVFGWYYDILTGNIERFDEDARRFVPLVG
- a CDS encoding serine hydrolase domain-containing protein, translating into MIIPRRFISTLAILSSFAFVDHTLTAQTVDTIDPTLTVRIDQIANDVLKQTAVPSASLAIIQGGKLVYTHAYGNAHIDPPVAATPDMRYSIGSISKQFTAAAILLLQEQGKLSLDDTVGKYVPALTRGNEVTIRQILSHTSGYQDYWPEDYVMTPMLHAETAQQILDTWAKKQLDFEPGTQWQYSNTNYVIAGAIVEKVSGQKLMDFLGEHIFHPLGMKSVWNSDETKLTQTDATAYYRHALGPLRPAPKEGRGWMFAAGELAMTAHDLALWNESMIAQSVLKPESYRQMFTSVKLKDGKDTHYGLGVGVRDINGHRDIEHSGEVSGFVSDNQVLVDDGVAISVLTNQDAVGAASTIARLASPIIAGFPPSDTEKQALEIFHGLQQGRIDRSLLAPNLSDYFTPEAIADYQSSLAPLGEPLTFRQTGESLRGGMTFHAFQITYPGKRLSLTTFTYPDGKLEQYLIAPAD
- a CDS encoding PA2169 family four-helix-bundle protein; the encoded protein is MSSASKDLKETELALRSVIQVLIDGQEGFKKLGEQIKDEALKEYFLAESLTRAQFRGVLESILHQEGVHDVKESGTAAGTIRRAWGDVKSALGGGDSTLLATAEEGEQEATEAYGKASETYLPLPVRQVLTTQAAHIDKSHEFIKAALDTKK
- a CDS encoding STAS domain-containing protein, which gives rise to MSPDVSLKIEPLPGSKPGIVILRLSGPVTLQSVLPLRALLRGTEPPPHTILDLSGVPFMDSAGMSEIINHEVHCRDKHVQFTLAGVTPRVLSMFHITRLEQVLTLAPTVEEAEART
- a CDS encoding alpha/beta fold hydrolase, translated to MKLQRFSFTFSLTIASRFVQIRDRLLGRIPNHRPECIGINATQHRISSGKNLLDAVFVKPTGTSPQASILICHGIGEIVSQWFPIQRLLAENGIASLVFDYSGYGRSTGFIDFTQCEQDAIASFALLRRLAPAIPLALLGFSLGTGIAPAILNRVAADGLVLCAGYSSFRKAARAAWIPGFLSPLVPPIWSAEEALRDCSLPTLIVQGDRDRLFPLKMAHDLVSCCGSRAELLILPARSHNEPFYKPHMRYWGPIVSWLLRPLTTDH